The window GCGTTAAAACACCGTCCAGAAAACCATGAGTTCAATTAGCGAGGAGCACAGAGAATAATTCATCCCCCACCTCCCCTGTGATGCTCATCCCATCTGAATGGAGCTTAAGAAATCGACAGAAACCGGCATGTAAATCGCTCTCGCTCAGTCCTGCCATCATCAGAACGGTAAAGGAGAAAATCAGTGTCTTCTCTTTCTCGACGCTCTTCCTCTcatcttccctcctcctcctccgccgcctCGCTTTAGTCTCTGAACTAATCAATGTTTCAGTCTTGTATGGaagctacacacacactttcattcCGCTGCTTTCTCACTTGACTTGGCAGCGCCGCACCGACAAACAGAAAGCAGCTTCTTGCTTTTTGTATTGACCCACctcctcaaaacacacacacacacacacacacacacacaaaacaacagcttCCTAGTGATTTCAGGCTGTTTGACCTGAGTTCGGTGCGTAACGGTGTGTTGACAGCTTCAGACTTGTtgccctacacacacacacacacacacacacacacacacacacacacacacacacacacacacacacacacacagacagacagacagacagccttCTCTTGGACCAACACTGACCCCTGGTGGTCTTTCGAAgcattaataatgataatttgtgttgcactttaaTCAACAAACTTACAAATTGCtgcaaaatctttaaaaaaaaaaaaaacaacaaaaaattaaagGACCATCAGGTACAGATTTGAACTTCAGACATCAGTTAAAACTCATTAGTGTCCCGAGAGCTCATTAAGGTCAATCAGTCTTTAAGACAAACAGCTCGTTAACACAAAAGGCTCATTAAGACAGAGGACTCGTTAAGAGCCACTTAACATTATTCAGGAGCTGTATTAACTGTATTGAGCAGGAGAAGTGAAGGACCGTCACGTCCTCCATCCACAGCTCAGAGCTCCACAAACTGATGTCAAGTCatgtttcatctgtttgtgCTGAGAGTGACACCTGCTGGTTCATTTAAAAACTGACTCTAATCTTTCTAAACTCAGAAATGTTCTCTGACATGAAACTACTAAAAGATTAAACATCTTAAAGGCTTGTTGACTAGTTTGAGAGTTGCTCCAGTACATCAGCTCTGTATCGacacagttcaaaaaacaacaatatgaataattagtcaattaatctattagttgattgacagaaaaacaatctgcaggtattttgatcatcaaataattgttttaggcgctttttcaagcaaaaaaaaaaagccaaatctcttctggtttcagcttctcaaatgagaaaattgaatgcttttctttgtcatgtatGACAGGAAACAGGATTTCCGACTGTTGATGAGGCAGTAcggacatctgaagacgtcacctttgattctgggaaattataaaaaagacatttttcgctgtttttcttttaaagagaAAACGATTAGTCAAATAATCAAGAGAATAATCGGTAGTTGCAGGCTAATAATTTTTACAGCTATATATGTGGAGGATTTGGAAATTCGGATGGATGTTGCTCATATGAATAtgcaattaaaaacacaattaagcTAAAACGTgatattaaacaataaacagttCTCAATAAACCTCTTGAGTTACTCTCTTGgccaaacatttttaattaaaaagaaaaaaataaatcattattattttccttttggGCAAATTAATACTTTATCGTTTATGTTCCATGAAGGGGAAGAGATTAGATGCAAGaggaaaatgaattattttatgttattaacTGAATTGACTTTccaagaaaaatacattaacaCTGAATTAccaaaaatgtatgttttgtaagtttttaataccatttatatttttcatgtaaaagCTTTGACACTAGTTTTACTTGTTAGGAAGCTGgtatcaactttttaaaatataaaaacaccaCAGTGAGCTGCCTCAAATCTCAAGGAAGACCAAGATgcaattaaatataaaattaaatatacaattaaatataaatatggattaagtttcaattaaatataaaagaacaacataaaCTTTGAGCTTTTACCCTCAGTGAGGAGCTGTAGGAGCCAAATGAAATTAAGATGCTGAATGTTTAACTTactttgaatttctttttttattgtatcataGTTGATTTTTACTGCATCTATGCATCTTAAATCATACTGTGTCCCTGCTGCTTGTCCTCATCATTATCCTGCATCGTTTTTTTAACGCTCTGTGGTGAAACCAAAGATCATTTTCACTAAAGAGGACCATAATATTTCAACATGCAGACCAGATAGAAGCTCATCGGTTTGCAGTAGAAGCTGTAATTCACAGATCAGCCACACGAGGGAGGCAGAGGATTTCATCCAGACTTTAACAGTCCTGATAACGACACCTGAAGCAGACGTGCGATCACAGTGACGACAGACGACACAGGAAGTTCATGGTTTTAAAGATGGACGACCTCTGAGAAGAAGAACTGAGGATGAAGGTTTGAAGATAAAAGTAACATCTATAGACTCATTGAGCTGTACGGCCTGGATCCACAATCTGCAGCTTTTATAGAGCAAAGAATTCAGTTTCCCATCATATCCAACAAGCTGACCTTTCATTATATTTGGTGACTCGTCTATTTCTTTACTTGTGTACAATTTAAGTGTCGTGGAGCTCTGAGGAAACAAGAAAGTTCTTCTTTGTCATATCGATCCTTCTTAGATAATCTGCTGTATATGTGGAGGTTTGCGTGTCTTCGtcctttgtgttgtgtttttgttgcatttttacaCCATGAACATGTCTGTGCTGCGTATTTATCATCACTCAGTGCTCTTCAGTTCTCTTCCGCTGAGAGACCTCGAGTTCAGACTCGTTCCAAAAATGTGCAACACGTGCCAGCTGTACATATTCTGACATTAAACACGACGGCCTGTTTCTGCCTGTTTGAGGTTCAGTTTGTTCTTTCGCTGTCCGACATCCGACGCAGGACGTCCGTGACCCGTCTGAGAACGCTGCTTCCTCAAAGTAGGACAGAGAAGCAGGATGAAGCTGATGCTGCTGGAATATTAAACACtcactttttttgtctttttctcttttctattcAGGGTGCTTCGCCTGAGATAAACCAACAAATGAGCTGCGGATTAAGCTGcttctgtgtgacatcagcATCATGTAAGATGATTTATCTTGGGGGGGTTTTTTGACAACTGTGTCACATTTTACTCAACTGGTTAAATTACAAAGTTCTCATGTTTTCAcctcatattaataaaaaaaatagatgttttgattgactttgttttactttaactGAGTTTGTTCCTAACATTTCAGCATTTATAATCATATACAatccgtaaataaatgatttttaacactataatgtagttataagcagatgtAAGGATAatttttattaatgtgcagTAATGTCAACAACTATTATCTTCTGCTATGAAGACAGTTTAATACATTGAGTTATAAATCTTTACAAATCCATTTGCTTATAAcaacattatagtgtgttataaaccatgtagtgaatgtttatataatgataataaacgcTAAATGAGGGAACTTTAAGTGCCAGTTTGTTACTAAAAACAttaattcttttatttgttcatcTAATACTTTcaaattaaagttattttttctgtatatttagTCATTTTCAAGAGCTTCAAACACACAattaagaatttttaaaaagacgtCAAAAAGCTGAAATTCAATTCACAGTAATTTTGtaaacttatcctttaaaactaaactgtttctttctcttttgaaCAACACTGTATATCCTGGTTTGCACAGATGAGAGCATGAATGTTCCTGAAATAtaatgatgttgttgttgtgatgacGACGGAGCAACACTACAACTCTGTTATGACTTATGTATCTGATCTTGTATTAATAttgtgcaaataaaacaaaaagaaaagcatatttGACTGATCTGATgccattttcttcttcagtttgtCTATTTTAACCTCTATCAGGGTCtttatgtcacacacacacacacacacacacacacacacacacactggcaggcCTTACGATGCTGTTGAGGTCGGAGTCGAAGCTCCCGATGTGGTGGGTGGTGTTTCCGTTGGTGTGGATGGAGGCAGTGGTGGCGGCGCCTCCTAGCGTCTCCAGACCCTCCTCGTCCCACATGTAGGTTCCCCCCGATCCGCAGCTGTCCGAGGGGGACAAGTCCAGGGACGAACCCCCCTGCAGCGTcgggacacagagagagagagagagaggacagacatGTCAGACTACTTCACATCTTTTTACATGTTTGAATCATGAAGAGACATTTTGAAAGTTTAACAgcaaacaaatttaaaacagTAGTCGTCCCAGACTCCTTCGTCAAGCAAGAACTGGAAGAAGTGAAAATATTCCTCCAATATATTGAAACAGCTTCCTGTCTGATAGAGTTTTAATGGACTCACAGTCAGCGGTTTCCTTCCAGCGTCTAGTTTAGTGCTGCTGGATCATTTAAAAAGGTGTTTGACAGGTTAGAAACTGTCTTTACATGCTGTGATCAATGTGACTGATGTGTCAAACTGTTCTAACTGTGTACGGGAGGAGTCAAGTATCATGACACTCCTTGTATTCACATATCAGACTGATATCCTTCTGATGACACTATTAGGGCTACAACTTACGATTATTTCCATTCAATTTCCAtttcatttagtctataaactGTCCGTTAATTCCCCAGAGCCCAAGATAACATATTagaatatcttgttttgtccaaccaacagtccaaaaccccaaaaatattcagtttataatgaaataaaacaaagaaaaagtagaaaatcctCACACTATTCCCAAAGATTATGTTGCTTCTTCTATCTGGTTTATTTGTGGGGattcatttcctgtattttGATATTCAGCGTTGGTTGATCAGGATGTTTTTACggatgaataaattaaaacttttgatttgaacaggaagagaagaagaaagtgtgATAAATAATTTATCTTTTAAGTGGATTTTAAACtacacatcattcatttatGAACAGAAtcactgacatattttaaatctaaatatttaaaaaaatgtaattttagcTCAAAGTTTTCCATTTCCACAAtgtttaattgttgttttttttttactgtttttatccTATTGGATTGTATTTCTGGTATTTTATTGTATATACTTTTATTTGCTGGATTTCATTTAATCGAGGTgctgaaaaaaatcagtgttggAGATCTTTTAGGATTTTATAAACATAGGCTGTCTATATATACTTAAACTTGCATGAAGCCATTATGTGCTGTGATGATGTTGATGTGGAAATGAGTTTAGCAGATTAACGTGTCAGAATAATCTCATAAGAGATGAGTCATGTAGGCTGGaacatatattatttatattaattgcTGAAGTCTTTTAAATATATGCTGAATAGAAGCAATCTGAGTGACTTCTCAGCTCTGCAGGAAGCAGATAATCGACGCTGATTGATAGACTCATGTTACTGTGCTTTTACACGATCTGTTGATCTGTCTATTGATCAGCTTTGGTACCTGGTCGTGGTAGTCTGGCTGACTGGACCTTCTCCGGCGGGAGAGCCGGGTCAGCTGATGCTCTCCTCGCtcacctggaagaaaaaaaacaaacaagaaaacctGTTTAACGAATGTTTCAAGACTTTTCTTAACCTGcacattaatatatatatatatatataaaactcaCCACTCAGTCTCACGCCAGCCCAGTCCATACTGTCGTCCAGAAAACACAGTCCAGTCACCTTGGTAACGCCGTTAACCGCCACCTTGTCGTCATCAAACCTGGTACACGATTGGTCGAGCCCTGAGTCGTCTTCATCGTTTTTAGAGGAGAGAAGCAGTATGCCCACCCCTCCGTTCcctacaaacacaaaacatgttgaTTTCCATTTCTCATCTGAAGctcacatataaaaacatatatataacatgaaaaagtcaaaaacaacagttgCATCCATGTCGTCCTTTACCGAGGTTGTCAAAGTCGTCCATGTACTCCTGACTGGTGTCGTTTCTGTCCAGAGAAGAAGTGGAGGATAGGGACATGTCCTCCAGCGTCTCCCCCACAATCGACAGCTCTCTGTGGGACACTAACTCTGTCAACAGCCCCACTGTCTCCGGAGCCTCTGGGGTAGTttctgagaggagagagatcaGACATTTCAGATGATATaatcggatgaaaaatgaaggaaatatgAAAAGAGATAAATCTGATGActtacagcaccagtcaaacacaccttctcattcccttgaatgagaaagcatccaaacttttgactgacaCTGTTTATCAGATGGAAAACGGAATAATATATGAGGTGAGACATGGTACGATAGATATGATGAGATATGAGATGAGAGGATCAGAGGAAATGAGGgtagagaagagagaagattAGATGAGAAATTTGAGATATAAGAGAATAAATGATTTGATTAGAGATAAAGGAAGATGTAGGTTACCAGATATGAGTTGACGAATCAGAAATAAACTAAAAGATGGTGTGAAGATGAGAAGATGAGACACGATGAAGAAAGATAAATgagaaatgtctttaaaaaagtTAAGATATCAGAGATGGGAGAAAACTGAATGAAATATATAAGATGAGAGATGTGATGAGACTTGAGAGATGAAATATGTTATGATGAGATATGAGTTGAGAAGATGAGAAGAGGGAAGGATGAAATGAGATAAACTGAAATTTAATGAGAAATTAGAGATTaaatacaacatgaaatatATGAGATGAGTTGAGATTAGAGATGTGATGAGATATAAAAGGATAAAATTGGACataactgacattttatgaGGTTTTAAATGAGAAGAGATAAGAGGAAGTGAAGGGATTAGTAATATTTTGGatggtgatgatgtcagaggttCAGTCTGATGATAATCTCTCACCTGGGCTGTTGTCTGTCGTAGACGGCGTCTCCGCTGAGTTCCTCCATCCGTTCACCTCCGCATCTCCTCCCGACACGTTGGCTGAGGTCACTCTGAGGGGGCGGGACTGCTTCATGAGTGACGGGCGGGACAGCTTGTAGCTGATGCCACTGGGCTTAGAGGCGGAGCCGAGGCTGGGTAGGAGGGGCTTCTTTAAAGCAGAAGGGGGCAGGAGGGAGGGGATGCCGACCCCTGACCTTTGAGCTTTGACCTCTCCACCTCTACCTCCGCCCTCAGGAGTCTGGCTGCCAGCGGGTGTTTTCGCCACGCTGCCCCTGGGTGGAGCCTGCGCAGAGGAGGCGGTCGGCTCTTTGAGGCCTCGCTCGGCAGCCCTGTTGTTGGAGTAGGAGCGGGTGGCGGTGGGGGAGCGAGAGtgggacgaggaggaggaggagggaggggggagggtgggggaggGCTGCCGCCGCACCTGGGTGAGGCTACGAGAGCGAAACCGATCACTTTCAGTCAGATGGACGGACGGAGCGGGCCCGAGACTGTCGCTCGAGTGCGAACGGCTGGCCGGCGGTTTCTTTTGGAGGGGAGAACCAGATCGAGAACCAGGACCAGAACTCGGCCTGGAACCACCAGGGCGAGCAAAGCTCTGAGGCTGCCTCAGAAAACCGTTAGTTGTACTCCGTGGTTTAGATCCAGAGAGACCGTTGAGGGTCTGCTTTGTGCCGTTGGTCAGACCTGAGGCAGCCTGGCTCGGTTTGAAACTGTGAGATCCACTTTTAGACACAGGAAGCGTTCGAGGGCTGGACTGTGGCgatggtgatgatgattttGATGTCACCGGCTGGCCAAAGCCACGCCCCTTCCCTGCAGAGGATGCGGGTGGCTTCTTCAGGTCGTGCTGCGACACCGCCGGTGACCTCTGAGGCGACCCGTGTTCCCGTGGAGGATAATACTGATGGGCATTGCCGCTCCGATTCTGCCCGACACCTTTTCCTCTCCGCCACTCCTTCTCTGCGTCGCCCCCGCCGTCCTCCATCGCCCCGTTCTCCTTCTTCCATTTCATAGAAAACGAAGTGGGCACTCGTATAAATCCGTTCTGTTTCACAGAGGTGGGCGGTGCGGTGACCGGGCCAGGGTGGTGGTAGAACCCGTTGGTGAGGCGGGTGCTGgtggcggtggcggcggcgCTGGTGAAGGTGCCGGCGTTTGAGGTGGGAGCTGAACACATCTGAGATAAAGGTGCGGCGGATTTGGGCCGCGAGCCGAATTTGGGCAACCTAGAAACCATGGTGGGCATGGCAGGAGGAGGGCCGACAAGAGGAGGGGCTGACATCAGACCCCGCCCACTTCACCATGGAGacactgaggaagaggagctgcagacgGAAGAGAAGATGAAGACAGAGACTGATGTAAGAATCTTTTTGAACAGATTATTCATCACAGGTCAGTTATCTGTACTTCCTGCCAGATTTAAAACAAATCTCCGTGTTTAGAGTTCATCGTGTCACAATGACCTTCAATTAAACAGCCAATATGACgaccatttttttttagctcactCCATGTTTATTCTGTCAGATGGATATTTTAGATATTAATAGCCTTGAAAAGGAAACCAAAGTACAGCtgcttattttctcaatgaatcaattagttgtttactccataaaatgtcagaaaatggtgaaaaaatgtcgttcactgtttcctaatgtccaagatgacgtcatcaaatgacttgttttgtccacaacacaaagatattcagtttactgtcaaagaggacaaatgaaaccagaaaatattcacatttaagaagctggaaccagagaatctggacagttttttaattaaaaaaatgactccaaatgattaattatctaaatagttggtgattcatttaatagttgagaactaattgactaatcaactaatcattgcagctctaaaccaaagaatcctgcacactgtctgAAGGTTTTTATCGGGAGAATAATCCTGCTGATCAGAGGACGTCAGAAACCTTCCTAATATTTATATACACGAAGGTCAATGAGCTCCTCCGATAAACAAACGGGATACTGAGTTCTTACAAGTGAGGACGAACAGTGACGTGCAAAAGCTTtgaggcactttagatgtttataTTCTTCTTCCAtgacgcagcagcagcagcatcactgaGGCGTCCGATCACCTGCAGCTGGACAACACACATCCAGCCGGAGTCATAAAGAATCTTCAGCCCCCCCCCCCGGGCCCCGTTCTACTTAAAATTAATCTGGagctgttgtcatagcaacgAGTCCTTTAACCAAAAACCTGCTGAGGTGCAGCTTATTAACAGGATCGTGACCAAGACATTTTAGGATGAACTcagatttataatgaaagaATGTTGAGGTAAGAACATGCAGGTTATTGACTAATAATTATGATCTATCGGtgtaattatcatttatttttcagaatgAAGAGTTATTTGTACTTATACACAGAGGTATAAAGCTCCAATAATCAGGacttaaaaagataaaaataacaattaaaaaaaaaaaaaaacactaaaatacatCACCACAAGAATAAAataaggtaaaaagaaaataaacattgctTCTATAACATCTGtgcattttatattaataaaatgttaactcAAAGATTGTGACGGTTAAAACCAGCAGAACCAGAAcatttaatttgacatttgaaacaaTTAAACCTGTTAAGTGATTAGCTTACTTGCTGAAACATGCTGCAGTAATTATAGTTGATCTTTGGATGTTTTTATGACGTTACATTATCACGACAGACGTGTGATTATCACCATAAAGTCCCCTCATGTGTTCAGTGAGGAAGAAACGTACCAGTCACGCACCCAGCGCTCCCAGTCTGACCACAATCACTGGTAATATCTGACTGTCTGACAGTGACAGTGGAAACATTGTGGAGCACAATAACGGCAGTAACAATGTTAATCTGTTgccccagtgcatgctgggagggtTCCAACACACATATAGCTCATTTAATAGCGATCACAAGATCAGCCAATCATATGAATCGTGGCTTCAACTCTCTACTCATTGCGCCTCCGTTATTAAAGATAACGTCATCCAGGACGAACAAATCCATCCTCAAACTGCCAATTAGCTGGACAGCTAATTTAGCGACATCACAGACATCACATCAAGTcaactgatcaataaaaactatCCATAGCGTTATTTTGTAAGCAtgatcctcactttacttttactgcCTCAAACCTTTACACAGTACTGCACATAATAAATTTACCATTATTATAAATGTGCAGGAACTTTTTTGGGAAATTTAGATTTTGTTAGCTGACAAAGTTTCCCTGTAAACctcaacaaattaaatattcaaactgtAATGACCTGTTCAAATCCAAAATTTACAGTCTATAAACACAACAGTAAGTAATTTTCCTCATGATCCAGTAGAGGGCTTCTTAAAATTCACTATCAGCTTGACCCATTgcagctaaactaagctaataaataaaaatggaggaCAGTAGCTGATCAGATAATACTGACATGGAAGCGTCTGAGCAGCAGTGTGTGGAAGTATTTTAGGGGCGAAATTACCAACAAAAGATACGTAAAAAAGCAGCTTCTTTATTCTACAACGACAACAAGTCTGAGGACTCAGCAGCTGGTTTAGACACAGCGGAGGCATCAAACAAGCGGAGCAACGTTACCTCTACAACCTGGTGTGACAGTAAAATCTAAAAGACACATAATGCAGCTTTATGACACCACACAGGGACATATAAAGACTGCACCGAACAGTAAGACGCTCCGACCGCTGATGGACGACTTATATGCTTCTCACGGTCTCGGTGAATTGTATCTGAGAAACATCACGGTATCTGGGTCACGTTCGAATGAAAGTGAACTTGACCTTTCGGAAAAGTGTCAGCAGCTTCTTCAGAGAATCACTTTCAGTGCTGAGTCAGTGGAAAAATCCAccgaggagcagcagcagcagctctgtgagcaACTGTTAGTGTGATTAACAGCTTGAAACACGTGAAGCCATCTGCAGCTGCTGAACActgaagggtgtgtgtgtgtgtgtgtgtgtgtgtgtgtgtgtgtgtgaggttacacacagacaggatCAGATGGGTGTGTCTTCTAAAACATCATGATTACTATCTGTGTGTACTGTTGAAGGTGCAGACACagctgatgtttttattatgggtgtggtgtgtgtgtgtgtgtgtgtgtgtgagagagactgCAGTGGTTAATGTGTtatctctacacacacacacacacacacacagacaggtaagaCTGGATACAATCCCCGAGGCAGTGAATCTAGAAACAAGGCAGGcctgtttctgctctgtttgatACTAAAAAGGACAGATTTTGGGTGGAGCAGAAGCAGACGAGGCCACAGCAACAGTCCTCCATCTTTAAATACCTCCTACAACGTGTTAAAaactacctgagcaggtgacaGCATCCAGTATTTCACCAGACAAAAAGATTTCTGACCCGCTTAACTGACCGGGCAAGTGCAGGAAAACATTAACTCTGCAATTAAGAGAACAACACTCGCATGAAGTCGTCTGCCATTGTTGTTGTGTCGCGTTTAAGGGTGTTTATTTGACccgatgattaaaaaaaaaaaaaccaaacactttGACGACCTAGATGCTCTGCATAGATGTTATGAAGACAATAATATAGTGATAGCGGTCAACAGAAATGATCAGCCTGTACTCACCCGCTCTGTTACAAACGAAGCTGAATGACAAGCAGGTGCAGAAGACGACCTTTAATTACTACCGCACCACCccggtgacacacacacacacacacacacacacacacacacacacacacacacacacacacacacacaaacacacacacacacactccctacTACTGGTGACCAAGTGACAGGCACTCTGACCAAATACATCCCTTGTgtctactagggatgtgcagagagcccagtatttgtatttgtatctgtatttgttgagacagcaaaattatttgtatttgtattcgaataaaagtggaaagaggcttaaaaatcctgttttggtttttatgacacttttcattttagaaaattaaagtgttacaataagtgctcatgaataaactaccttacaaaggaggtccccacatcggatcttgaactggagtctcccagatcatagacgactgcgttgattactgagctaaaactttactcatcacctcattgcagacagacctctacctatttatacacccataacactgagacagcacagtgtgtaacatgtagaagaacttcaaaggtgattcttgctttgcaattttcatttaatgactattttttacaacctaactttgtggaaaggagaagaggaacaacaggttccCTTGGAAGCACTTTACATGTGTCAGTatctcagctttatctctggggaacaccctcaacaaatcattttttaaaatatttgtatgaaacaaatattcgtataaaacctaCTaattgtgctttgctgaataatgtatttgtattcgggcacaccccttaGTGCCTACAATCCGTTTTCCCCGTACACACTATAACACCAAGCAGGCGTTTTCACATTTTCGCACTCTGGAGgacattttggaaaagctccgttttcaggggagaaaaacaccattttagtctggacggaggaacaaaacagagagaagcagatgTGTTTATGAATTTAGCTGGCTTAAAGAGGACATGGTctcagagctgcaatgattagtcagtCAGCAGACAattaatcagcaaatattttgataatcgaataatagttttattcatttttcaagcaaatatgGAAAAACTTTGCTGAATTTCTCTTctaaaatataaagatttgaagcttttcttacatgatagtaaagtgaatatctttgggtttttggactgttgttctgataaaataatttagacatttaaagatgtcaacTTTGACTTTGAGAATCAGGATTTTCACTAGgcctattttttgacattttatagacaaaacaatgaatcgagAAATTATCATCATATAATCATAgattctctggttgcagcttctcaaatgtgaagattttctgcttttatcagctttaaatttaaaaaaaaagttatatattttggtttttgactgtttgtcagaggaaaatatgcaatttgaagacatttgagagactaaatgatcaattaatgtattaattaacaatgaaaataatcataacttGCAGCTATAGTCGTCCTCAACaagcttttcatttttctctctctcatcagaCCAAataatcacaacacacacatctccagCCCTGCAGACTTGGCACATGGCTGATGTCGAtagga is drawn from Thunnus thynnus chromosome 20, fThuThy2.1, whole genome shotgun sequence and contains these coding sequences:
- the LOC137171559 gene encoding serine-rich coiled-coil domain-containing protein 2-like isoform X1; the protein is MSAPPLVGPPPAMPTMVSRLPKFGSRPKSAAPLSQMCSAPTSNAGTFTSAAATATSTRLTNGFYHHPGPVTAPPTSVKQNGFIRVPTSFSMKWKKENGAMEDGGGDAEKEWRRGKGVGQNRSGNAHQYYPPREHGSPQRSPAVSQHDLKKPPASSAGKGRGFGQPVTSKSSSPSPQSSPRTLPVSKSGSHSFKPSQAASGLTNGTKQTLNGLSGSKPRSTTNGFLRQPQSFARPGGSRPSSGPGSRSGSPLQKKPPASRSHSSDSLGPAPSVHLTESDRFRSRSLTQVRRQPSPTLPPPSSSSSSHSRSPTATRSYSNNRAAERGLKEPTASSAQAPPRGSVAKTPAGSQTPEGGGRGGEVKAQRSGVGIPSLLPPSALKKPLLPSLGSASKPSGISYKLSRPSLMKQSRPLRVTSANVSGGDAEVNGWRNSAETPSTTDNSPETTPEAPETVGLLTELVSHRELSIVGETLEDMSLSSTSSLDRNDTSQEYMDDFDNLGNGGVGILLLSSKNDEDDSGLDQSCTRFDDDKVAVNGVTKVTGLCFLDDSMDWAGVRLSGERGEHQLTRLSRRRRSSQPDYHDQGGSSLDLSPSDSCGSGGTYMWDEEGLETLGGAATTASIHTNGNTTHHIGSFDSDLNSIDILNNLESCDLEDDDLMLDSDFPEDASLHSDADGMSHMAQWRRRQLCWGTQDIHNENERSPCLSPGTPGLGLDVEELAEDCSAVRSQLEYLQRLLLQEEDVDDDTLTTDTLSPEAADSSHSSNAQVQDLLQEVQQLREELRSRDRTIAQLTLQLTVPAVTYRCRCQETTGRMDRHTQTSVTERESVASQTPWRVHTSQILHSSTQKDQEPLTDQVPAPPPTRAPPPANFCSTRPETPADSIPDTADPTAERGEEDDGKRAMKGKRGTYIRTLQLPQPSKLRLFLSQTSSSAYAASASAASPPKSRAARQQAAPLDPESGSSSGVKIKTPASTSGSGLSRLPKPKSH
- the LOC137171559 gene encoding serine-rich coiled-coil domain-containing protein 2-like isoform X3, with the protein product MSAPPLVGPPPAMPTMVSRLPKFGSRPKSAAPLSQMCSAPTSNAGTFTSAAATATSTRLTNGFYHHPGPVTAPPTSVKQNGFIRVPTSFSMKWKKENGAMEDGGGDAEKEWRRGKGVGQNRSGNAHQYYPPREHGSPQRSPAVSQHDLKKPPASSAGKGRGFGQPVTSKSSSPSPQSSPRTLPVSKSGSHSFKPSQAASGLTNGTKQTLNGLSGSKPRSTTNGFLRQPQSFARPGGSRPSSGPGSRSGSPLQKKPPASRSHSSDSLGPAPSVHLTESDRFRSRSLTQVRRQPSPTLPPPSSSSSSHSRSPTATRSYSNNRAAERGLKEPTASSAQAPPRGSVAKTPAGSQTPEGGGRGGEVKAQRSGVGIPSLLPPSALKKPLLPSLGSASKPSGISYKLSRPSLMKQSRPLRVTSANVSGGDAEVNGWRNSAETPSTTDNSPETTPEAPETVGLLTELVSHRELSIVGETLEDMSLSSTSSLDRNDTSQEYMDDFDNLGNGGVGILLLSSKNDEDDSGLDQSCTRFDDDKVAVNGVTKVTGLCFLDDSMDWAGVRLSGERGEHQLTRLSRRRRSSQPDYHDQGGSSLDLSPSDSCGSGGTYMWDEEGLETLGGAATTASIHTNGNTTHHIGSFDSDLNSIDILNNLESCDLEDDDLMLDSDFPEDASLHSDADGMSHMAQWRRRQLCWGTQDIHNENERSPCLSPGTPGLGLDVEELAEDCSAVRSQLEYLQRLLLQEEDVDDDTLTTDTLSPEAADSSHSSNAQVQDLLQEVQQLREELRSRDRTIAQLTLQLTVPAVTYRCRCQETTGRMDRHTQTSVTERESVASQTPWRVHTAFPPVPFLSPPWQYQRSRPYRGRPKPSIPSHLARKITDTSLLHPERPGTTDGPSPSSASNPSSASS